The proteins below are encoded in one region of Amycolatopsis magusensis:
- a CDS encoding NADP-dependent oxidoreductase, whose amino-acid sequence MGQAWGFGRYGGPEVQEFFDRPDPVPGRGEVLIRVTVAGVNPLDHLVRSGLVDGLDGGRPFPRVLGMEAAGTVLALGEDVDGLEVGDAVFGFALTGGGTYAETTVLSAPNTARIPAGLSASVAATLPVAGTTAVDVLDQLGLPAGATILVNGIGGGVGLAVAQLAIARELRVIGTGSSAKREPAEAIGARFIDYTAGDVVAAARELVPDGFDGIVDLVGGTSLRTVAPLARDPRNIIAVGDMSVPDLGGRFVERRLDRENLERSAQLALDGALAPVITAIHPLSDAPAALATVENGHTSGKVIIKVT is encoded by the coding sequence ATGGGGCAGGCGTGGGGTTTCGGCAGGTACGGCGGACCCGAGGTGCAGGAGTTCTTCGATCGTCCCGATCCCGTCCCCGGTCGCGGCGAGGTGCTGATCCGGGTCACCGTGGCCGGTGTGAACCCCCTCGACCACCTCGTGCGCTCGGGCCTGGTCGACGGACTCGACGGCGGACGTCCGTTCCCCCGCGTGCTGGGCATGGAGGCCGCCGGAACCGTTCTCGCCCTGGGTGAGGACGTCGACGGGCTCGAGGTGGGTGACGCGGTCTTCGGCTTCGCGCTCACCGGCGGCGGCACCTACGCCGAGACGACCGTGCTGTCCGCGCCGAACACCGCGCGCATCCCGGCGGGTCTGTCCGCGAGCGTGGCGGCCACGCTGCCCGTGGCCGGGACGACCGCGGTGGACGTGCTCGACCAGCTCGGCCTCCCAGCCGGTGCCACGATCCTGGTCAACGGGATCGGAGGCGGGGTCGGCCTCGCCGTCGCCCAACTGGCCATCGCGCGCGAGCTGCGGGTGATCGGCACCGGGAGCAGCGCCAAGCGCGAGCCCGCTGAAGCCATCGGGGCGCGGTTCATCGACTACACCGCCGGGGACGTCGTCGCCGCGGCACGCGAGCTGGTCCCGGACGGCTTCGACGGCATCGTCGACCTCGTCGGCGGCACCTCACTGCGAACGGTCGCGCCACTGGCCCGGGATCCCCGCAACATCATCGCCGTCGGCGACATGTCCGTGCCCGACCTCGGTGGCCGCTTCGTCGAACGCCGCCTCGACCGCGAGAACCTGGAGCGCTCCGCTCAACTGGCCCTCGACGGAGCCCTCGCCCCCGTGATCACCGCGATCCACCCACTTTCCGACGCCCCAGCCGCCCTCGCCACCGTCGAAAACGGTCACACCTCGGGCAAGGTCATCATCAAGGTGACCTGA
- a CDS encoding FAD-dependent oxidoreductase, producing MSEWPVVVVGAGPVGLAAAAELLERGIEPLVFERGEQAGAAVAQWHHVRLFSQWSELVAPAAGRLLEPTGWTRPDGYPTGEEWARLYLRPLAAELGERVRFGTEVIGAARRGRDRVVDAGRGSEPLTVHIRESDGTERRVTARALVDASGTWTGPNPLGGDGLPALGERAAADRIAYQVPNLADPEVRARYAGKHVAIAGSGHSALTALVALVEQGTRISWILRRGEVGNVFGGGEADQLPARGALGLRAKQAARDGQVRAVTGFRTEAVEQVGGKLTLISDQGDRLEQVDEVVVLTGFRPELSWLSELRLELDATLQAPVRLAPLIDPNAHSCGTVYPHGVKELAHPEPGVYLAGMKSYGRAPTFLAMTGYEQVRSIAAALAGDHAAAERVELVLPETGVCGGSGVFDAEPAGSGCCGAPAEPETLTLAAPAPRA from the coding sequence TTGAGTGAGTGGCCGGTAGTGGTGGTCGGTGCTGGGCCGGTGGGCTTGGCGGCAGCGGCTGAGCTGCTCGAACGCGGGATCGAACCGCTGGTGTTCGAGCGCGGCGAGCAGGCGGGCGCGGCGGTGGCGCAGTGGCACCACGTGCGCTTGTTCTCGCAGTGGTCCGAACTGGTGGCGCCCGCGGCCGGGCGGTTGCTGGAGCCGACGGGCTGGACGCGGCCTGACGGCTATCCGACGGGTGAGGAGTGGGCGCGGCTGTACCTGCGGCCGCTGGCGGCGGAGCTGGGGGAACGGGTCCGCTTCGGCACCGAGGTGATCGGCGCCGCCAGGCGTGGCCGGGACCGCGTGGTCGATGCCGGTCGGGGCAGTGAGCCGCTGACCGTGCACATCCGCGAGTCGGATGGCACCGAGCGGCGGGTCACCGCGCGGGCGCTGGTCGACGCGTCGGGTACCTGGACGGGGCCGAATCCGCTGGGTGGTGACGGGCTGCCCGCGCTCGGTGAACGTGCGGCAGCGGATCGGATCGCTTACCAGGTGCCGAATCTGGCGGACCCGGAGGTGCGTGCGCGGTATGCGGGCAAGCATGTGGCGATCGCCGGGAGCGGGCACTCGGCGTTGACCGCCCTGGTCGCCCTGGTCGAGCAGGGCACGCGGATCAGCTGGATCCTGCGTCGCGGCGAAGTCGGCAACGTCTTCGGCGGTGGCGAGGCCGATCAGCTCCCCGCCCGTGGAGCGCTGGGCTTGCGCGCGAAGCAGGCGGCCCGCGACGGGCAGGTTCGTGCGGTGACCGGTTTCCGCACCGAGGCCGTCGAGCAGGTCGGCGGGAAGCTGACGCTCATCTCGGACCAGGGAGACCGCCTCGAGCAAGTGGACGAGGTCGTGGTGCTGACCGGGTTCCGGCCGGAGCTGTCGTGGTTGTCGGAGCTGCGGCTGGAATTGGACGCGACCCTGCAGGCGCCGGTGCGCCTGGCGCCGCTGATCGACCCGAACGCGCACTCGTGCGGCACGGTATATCCGCACGGTGTCAAGGAGTTGGCGCACCCCGAGCCAGGCGTGTACTTGGCCGGGATGAAGAGCTACGGCCGGGCCCCGACGTTCCTGGCGATGACCGGCTACGAGCAGGTCCGCAGTATCGCCGCCGCGCTCGCCGGGGACCACGCCGCGGCCGAGCGCGTCGAGCTGGTGCTGCCGGAAACCGGGGTCTGCGGTGGATCCGGCGTGTTCGACGCCGAGCCTGCCGGTAGTGGTTGTTGCGGGGCACCGGCCGAGCCGGAGACGCTGACCCTGGCGGCTCCCGCGCCGAGGGCGTGA
- a CDS encoding SRPBCC family protein — translation MKYTNSIEIALPREKVAQLLTDPAHLPKWLRGMVLHEPVTGAHGQLGTKSRVVLQSGKRQFECTETITRREPADLHEIPKESVVHFDREIVGAGMWSVVRERLTEAGPETTLWESESEYRFSGLLMRLVGLLMPGAFRKQSQQHLQDFQAFAEQGKDVRDGKG, via the coding sequence GTGAAGTACACCAACTCGATCGAGATCGCCCTGCCGCGGGAGAAAGTGGCCCAGCTGCTCACCGACCCGGCACACCTGCCGAAGTGGCTGCGGGGAATGGTGCTGCACGAGCCCGTGACCGGGGCACACGGGCAGCTCGGCACCAAGTCGCGGGTCGTGTTGCAGTCGGGGAAGCGGCAGTTCGAGTGCACCGAGACGATCACCCGCCGGGAGCCGGCCGACCTGCACGAGATCCCGAAGGAGAGCGTCGTTCACTTCGACCGCGAGATCGTCGGCGCGGGCATGTGGAGCGTCGTGCGCGAACGGCTGACCGAAGCCGGTCCGGAGACGACGCTCTGGGAAAGCGAAAGCGAATACCGGTTCAGCGGCCTGCTGATGCGACTGGTGGGACTCCTGATGCCCGGCGCTTTCCGCAAGCAGTCGCAGCAGCACCTGCAGGATTTCCAGGCGTTCGCCGAACAGGGGAAGGACGTCCGCGACGGGAAAGGCTGA
- a CDS encoding MerR family transcriptional regulator, translating into MRIGELSQRTGVSPRSLRYYEKQGLLRSSRSDAGQRHYSDAAVQRVSLIRQLFEAGMSSRVIASVLPCVDLPADLDVAEETFTAMTRERDRIDADIAHLIETRDALDVLIRANSRHRAELSTTPAPVPL; encoded by the coding sequence ATGCGGATCGGCGAGCTGTCCCAGCGCACGGGCGTGAGTCCGCGCTCGCTGCGGTACTACGAAAAGCAAGGCCTGCTGAGAAGTTCACGCTCCGACGCCGGGCAGCGGCACTATTCCGACGCCGCGGTCCAGCGCGTGTCGCTCATCCGTCAGCTGTTCGAGGCGGGTATGTCCAGCCGGGTGATCGCGTCCGTGCTGCCGTGCGTGGACCTTCCCGCTGACCTGGACGTCGCTGAGGAGACGTTCACGGCGATGACGCGCGAGCGCGACCGGATCGACGCCGACATCGCGCACCTGATCGAGACCCGGGACGCGCTCGACGTGCTGATCAGGGCCAACAGCCGGCACCGGGCGGAGCTGTCCACGACCCCGGCACCGGTGCCGCTGTGA
- a CDS encoding SRPBCC family protein translates to MKDVLAELAAARRAMGKGSVPAGEAYTIEVRRRYEAQVDDVWDALTNPERLRRWLKPVTGELRPGGKFELAGGEHGEILRCEPPRLLKVSWLYGPDADAWPGTSEVEVRLAPGPAGDTEFELIHAAVVEEPLFPTYGPGAGGVGWDLHLLAMARLLADGETTGHEAIEKSPEGREFIRRSAAAWGEAHLAAGGEPEHVAAAVEATTRFYAPEPT, encoded by the coding sequence ATGAAAGACGTCTTGGCGGAACTGGCCGCCGCGCGCCGGGCCATGGGCAAGGGCAGCGTGCCCGCCGGTGAGGCTTACACCATCGAGGTGCGGCGTCGATACGAAGCGCAGGTCGACGACGTCTGGGACGCCCTCACCAACCCCGAGCGCCTGCGTCGCTGGTTGAAACCGGTCACCGGGGAGCTGCGGCCCGGCGGGAAGTTCGAGTTGGCCGGTGGTGAGCACGGCGAAATCCTCCGGTGCGAGCCGCCGCGGCTGCTCAAGGTGTCCTGGCTCTACGGGCCGGACGCCGACGCTTGGCCCGGCACGAGCGAGGTGGAAGTGCGCCTGGCCCCGGGCCCGGCCGGTGACACCGAATTCGAGCTGATCCACGCAGCGGTCGTCGAAGAGCCCCTCTTCCCGACCTACGGCCCCGGTGCCGGTGGCGTCGGCTGGGACCTGCATCTCCTCGCAATGGCCCGGCTGCTGGCCGATGGCGAGACCACCGGCCACGAGGCGATCGAGAAGTCGCCCGAAGGACGCGAGTTCATCCGGCGCAGCGCCGCGGCCTGGGGTGAGGCCCACCTGGCCGCCGGTGGCGAACCGGAGCACGTCGCGGCCGCGGTCGAGGCCACCACCCGGTTCTACGCGCCCGAACCGACCTGA
- a CDS encoding MFS transporter, with product MSTTAQPALNRGGLRRVLATLCLTEITSWGVLYYAFPVLGPEIARSTGWSLPWITAGFSAGQLTAALVGIPVGRWLDRHGPRGVMTAGSALRVPAVVLIALAPSLGWFLAAWVVAGVAMGATLYPPAFAALTRWYGPQRVKALTVLTLAAGLASTVFAPLTAALVSHVDWRQTYLVLAVILAVITIPGHLFGLRGPWPAAEGEESGSGLGDPARIARSRAFLVLTAALALTAFGAFAAVVNLVPLLIEQGVSSGTAAIALGLGGAGQVLGRLGFSTLARRTGVRSRTLLVLLLSAATTAVLGLVTSVVALIGAAIVAGMARGVFTLVQATAITDRWGAAHYGRLTGLLSAPLTITMAFAPWAGAALAGALGGYSELFLVLGGITAIAAVLSLASTPPTSRSTS from the coding sequence GTGAGCACGACGGCGCAGCCCGCGCTCAACCGAGGCGGGCTGCGCCGGGTGCTGGCCACGTTGTGCCTGACCGAGATCACCAGCTGGGGCGTGCTCTACTACGCCTTTCCCGTGCTGGGGCCGGAGATCGCTCGGTCGACCGGTTGGTCTTTGCCGTGGATCACGGCGGGGTTCTCGGCCGGGCAGCTGACCGCCGCGCTGGTGGGGATCCCGGTCGGGCGGTGGCTGGATCGGCACGGCCCGCGCGGGGTGATGACCGCGGGCTCGGCGCTGAGGGTGCCCGCGGTCGTGCTGATCGCGCTCGCGCCGAGCTTGGGCTGGTTCCTCGCGGCGTGGGTGGTGGCCGGGGTCGCGATGGGCGCCACGCTCTACCCACCGGCGTTCGCCGCGCTGACCCGCTGGTACGGGCCGCAGCGGGTCAAGGCCTTGACCGTGCTCACCCTGGCCGCCGGTCTGGCCAGCACCGTGTTCGCGCCCTTGACCGCCGCACTGGTGTCGCATGTGGACTGGCGGCAGACGTACCTGGTGCTCGCGGTGATCCTGGCGGTGATCACGATTCCGGGGCACCTGTTCGGGTTGCGGGGACCGTGGCCTGCTGCCGAGGGCGAGGAGTCGGGATCCGGCCTGGGCGATCCGGCGCGGATCGCGCGCAGCAGGGCGTTCCTGGTGCTCACCGCCGCGCTGGCGCTGACCGCGTTCGGGGCGTTCGCCGCGGTGGTGAACCTGGTGCCGTTGCTGATCGAACAGGGGGTGAGCAGCGGCACCGCGGCGATCGCGCTCGGGCTGGGCGGGGCCGGGCAGGTGCTGGGGCGGCTCGGGTTCTCCACGCTGGCCAGGCGGACCGGCGTGCGCAGCCGGACCCTGCTGGTCCTGCTCCTGTCGGCGGCGACCACGGCGGTGCTGGGGTTGGTCACCTCGGTCGTGGCGTTGATCGGCGCGGCGATCGTGGCTGGTATGGCCCGCGGGGTGTTCACCCTGGTGCAGGCCACCGCGATCACCGACCGCTGGGGCGCGGCGCACTACGGCAGGCTCACCGGCCTGCTCTCCGCCCCGCTGACGATCACCATGGCTTTCGCACCATGGGCCGGAGCCGCCCTCGCCGGAGCACTCGGCGGCTACTCCGAACTTTTCCTCGTACTGGGCGGGATCACCGCGATCGCCGCGGTACTCAGCCTCGCCAGCACACCACCTACTTCTAGGAGCACTTCATGA
- a CDS encoding SMP-30/gluconolactonase/LRE family protein, whose amino-acid sequence MSDWTALPGERFELGEGLRFVGGRLVMVDILSGRLLEIPPDGGAPRVLVTLTEPLGAVAPRAGGGWIAAAGAGIAVLGEPGDRLEDAETMRMNDGVADPAGRFWAGSMAYDGTPGAGSLYRADPDGTITTALGDLTVPNGPAFDAIGTTMYLADSARGLIFRFDVGPAGELTNRHTFAEVLSGSPDGMTVDADGFLWTAVWGAAEVRRYAPDGTVDQVLPVPATQPTSVCLTGTHLHVTTATHALDAPGPLDGAVLSLPCSIAPTPTRYFGY is encoded by the coding sequence ATGAGCGACTGGACGGCGTTGCCGGGCGAGCGGTTCGAACTGGGGGAGGGCCTGCGGTTCGTCGGCGGCAGGCTGGTGATGGTCGACATCCTTTCCGGGCGCCTGCTCGAAATCCCGCCGGACGGTGGTGCGCCCCGGGTGCTCGTCACGCTCACCGAACCGCTGGGCGCGGTCGCCCCACGCGCCGGTGGTGGCTGGATCGCCGCGGCCGGGGCCGGGATCGCCGTGCTGGGTGAACCCGGCGACCGCCTCGAAGACGCCGAGACCATGCGGATGAACGACGGGGTCGCCGATCCGGCAGGCCGGTTCTGGGCCGGTTCGATGGCCTACGACGGCACCCCGGGCGCCGGATCGCTGTACCGGGCCGATCCCGATGGCACGATCACCACGGCACTGGGTGACCTGACCGTGCCGAACGGCCCGGCCTTCGACGCCATCGGCACGACGATGTACCTGGCCGACAGCGCCCGCGGCCTCATCTTCCGCTTCGACGTCGGCCCCGCGGGCGAGCTGACCAACCGCCACACCTTCGCCGAAGTCCTGTCAGGCAGCCCGGACGGCATGACCGTCGACGCCGACGGCTTCCTGTGGACAGCCGTCTGGGGCGCCGCCGAAGTCCGGCGATACGCCCCCGACGGCACCGTCGACCAGGTGCTCCCCGTCCCCGCCACCCAGCCGACCAGCGTATGCCTCACCGGCACCCACCTCCACGTCACCACGGCGACGCACGCCCTCGACGCCCCAGGCCCCCTCGATGGCGCGGTACTGAGCCTGCCCTGCTCGATCGCCCCCACACCCACCCGCTATTTCGGCTACTGA
- a CDS encoding SagB/ThcOx family dehydrogenase, which yields MRLRRASCVVCYWYEGEFVAHPYPGPEPTAVHPAAAEILSAFGEWVEPAKAAERLDHLTPATVAEAVEALFEAGLLLAEDSPQATRDAEVAQQWATWSPEASFFHYATQDLRYPTEEERQRLLAEGCGQDFPDHVLFTGYPDAPRMLLPRRPAELRLPYDQVLYARRTHRDFAAEPVALDTLATLLATVFGPVDFIDSGHEVLFRRTSPSGGARQELEPYVAIRNVDGVDPGVYHYNLREHSLELLSPGLTDKEAAHLCADQDWAGGAAFLVVLAAVIDRMSSKYRNARCYRVSLLNAGHLGQTFALTATALGLGPAQTGAFHDTAEAERCGLDNVGHTPVYVLAAGHPRPEPENGPPPARLDTFSGSVLHRAAR from the coding sequence ATGCGCCTTCGCCGCGCCAGCTGTGTGGTCTGCTATTGGTACGAGGGCGAGTTCGTCGCCCATCCCTATCCGGGACCGGAGCCGACCGCGGTGCACCCGGCGGCCGCGGAGATCCTGTCCGCGTTCGGTGAGTGGGTCGAACCGGCGAAGGCCGCCGAACGGCTCGACCACCTCACGCCCGCCACCGTGGCCGAAGCGGTGGAGGCCCTGTTCGAGGCGGGGCTGCTGCTCGCCGAGGACAGCCCGCAGGCCACCCGCGACGCCGAAGTGGCCCAGCAGTGGGCCACCTGGTCGCCGGAGGCGTCGTTCTTCCACTACGCCACCCAGGACCTGCGCTACCCCACCGAGGAGGAACGGCAGCGACTGCTGGCCGAGGGGTGCGGCCAGGATTTTCCCGACCACGTGTTGTTCACCGGCTACCCCGACGCCCCGCGGATGCTCCTGCCGCGCCGTCCCGCCGAGTTGCGGCTGCCGTACGACCAGGTCCTCTACGCCCGCCGAACCCACCGCGACTTCGCCGCCGAACCCGTCGCACTGGACACCCTGGCCACGCTGCTGGCCACCGTGTTCGGGCCGGTCGACTTCATCGACAGCGGGCACGAGGTGCTGTTCCGCCGCACCAGCCCCTCCGGCGGGGCCCGCCAGGAACTGGAGCCGTACGTGGCGATCCGCAACGTCGACGGCGTCGATCCGGGGGTCTACCACTACAACCTGCGCGAGCACTCGCTGGAACTGCTCTCGCCGGGGCTGACCGACAAGGAGGCCGCGCACCTGTGCGCCGACCAGGACTGGGCCGGCGGTGCGGCCTTCCTGGTGGTGCTCGCCGCGGTGATCGACCGCATGAGCAGCAAGTACCGCAACGCCCGGTGCTACCGGGTGAGCCTGCTCAACGCCGGGCACCTCGGGCAGACCTTCGCGCTGACCGCCACCGCGCTGGGCCTCGGCCCCGCGCAGACCGGCGCGTTCCACGACACGGCGGAGGCCGAACGCTGCGGCCTGGACAACGTCGGCCACACCCCGGTGTACGTGCTCGCCGCCGGGCACCCGCGCCCCGAACCGGAGAACGGGCCACCACCCGCCCGGCTGGACACCTTCAGCGGCAGCGTGCTGCACCGGGCAGCTCGTTAG
- a CDS encoding alpha/beta hydrolase, translating into MVLVAALTVATVGACDAAEENPTSENAPPVVAEAAATPRITWGTCPALAEGASRDPRLTCGTVEVPLDHRNPGGEKIQVAVSKLPAAKSGDRRGVLLLNPGGPALPGLETPGAVAPTLPPSVLAAYDLIGFDPRGVRHSTPQSCGLDDPSLAGLFPYPAADGSITANVDHARSDAERCATNAGEKLRHFTTANTARDLDLVRAALGEDKISYWGQSYGTYLGTVYASLFPERADRVVLEGNVDPTKVWAHAKDNWGKAMSDRFPDAARVAAAQHATLGLGGTVDEVTREYLALADRLDRTPAPVPGTALALTGSMLRTVTYSLLLHNDTLPVLAQFWKAAAGLADGVLTEADAQVLRQVFTSPPPTPGVPADNQATMFLALTCGDTSWSSDVDEYARRTAEDRAAWPLTAGMPANIWACAFWPKPLEQPVRVTGEGPRTMLILQNRRDNATPWEDGLGLYQVLGERAAFVGADNGGHYVYHQGSTCVDEATVTFLTTGRLPDEKVVCTDVAPR; encoded by the coding sequence GTGGTGCTCGTGGCGGCGCTCACCGTCGCCACGGTGGGGGCCTGTGACGCCGCGGAAGAGAACCCGACGAGTGAGAACGCGCCACCGGTCGTCGCCGAGGCGGCCGCCACGCCGCGCATCACCTGGGGCACGTGCCCGGCGTTGGCCGAGGGCGCCAGCCGCGATCCCCGGCTCACCTGCGGCACGGTGGAGGTTCCGCTCGACCACCGGAACCCCGGTGGCGAAAAGATCCAGGTGGCCGTCTCGAAACTGCCGGCCGCGAAGTCCGGCGACCGCCGCGGTGTCCTGCTGCTGAACCCGGGCGGCCCGGCGTTGCCCGGCCTGGAAACACCGGGTGCCGTGGCGCCGACCCTGCCGCCGTCGGTGCTGGCGGCCTACGACCTGATCGGCTTCGACCCGCGTGGGGTGCGGCACAGCACCCCGCAGAGCTGCGGCCTCGACGACCCGTCCCTCGCCGGACTCTTCCCGTACCCGGCCGCGGACGGCTCCATCACCGCGAACGTCGACCACGCCCGCTCCGACGCCGAACGGTGCGCGACGAACGCCGGCGAGAAGCTCCGGCACTTCACCACCGCCAACACGGCCCGCGACCTGGACCTCGTCCGCGCGGCGCTCGGTGAGGACAAGATCTCCTACTGGGGTCAGTCCTACGGCACCTACCTCGGCACCGTCTACGCGTCACTGTTCCCGGAGCGCGCCGACCGGGTGGTCCTCGAGGGCAACGTCGACCCCACGAAGGTCTGGGCCCACGCGAAGGACAACTGGGGCAAGGCCATGTCGGATCGCTTCCCCGACGCGGCACGGGTCGCCGCGGCGCAGCACGCCACGCTCGGACTGGGCGGCACCGTCGACGAGGTGACCCGGGAGTACCTCGCCCTCGCCGACCGCCTCGACCGCACCCCCGCGCCCGTCCCCGGCACCGCGCTGGCCCTGACGGGTTCGATGCTGCGCACCGTCACCTACAGCCTTCTGCTGCACAACGACACCCTCCCGGTGCTCGCGCAGTTCTGGAAGGCCGCCGCCGGGCTGGCCGACGGCGTGCTCACCGAGGCGGACGCCCAGGTGCTGCGGCAGGTGTTCACCTCGCCGCCGCCGACCCCGGGCGTGCCGGCCGACAACCAGGCCACCATGTTCCTGGCACTGACCTGTGGTGACACGTCGTGGTCCAGCGATGTCGACGAGTACGCCCGCCGCACCGCCGAGGACCGCGCGGCCTGGCCGCTCACCGCGGGGATGCCCGCCAACATCTGGGCGTGCGCGTTCTGGCCGAAGCCGCTCGAACAGCCCGTCCGCGTGACGGGCGAGGGGCCGCGCACCATGCTGATCCTGCAGAACCGCAGGGACAACGCCACCCCGTGGGAGGACGGACTCGGGCTGTACCAGGTCCTCGGCGAGCGAGCGGCTTTCGTCGGCGCGGACAACGGCGGGCACTACGTCTACCACCAGGGCTCCACGTGCGTGGACGAGGCGACGGTGACGTTCCTGACCACCGGCCGGCTGCCGGACGAGAAGGTCGTCTGCACCGACGTCGCCCCGCGGTGA
- a CDS encoding helix-turn-helix domain-containing GNAT family N-acetyltransferase has protein sequence MTLAPVELPITEATTYAEWFACLAESTRVRLLHTVATAPGGVTVGELTEALGISQSTCSHHVRKLADVGFVRLRREKTATIVTINAACCTGFPQAADAVMGLLAPRPCCPSGLPADITVRAMTDHDWDDVLRIYSEGIDTHWLPGHRWVALLDDEVVGWTAAAPVSTKDHYAGVAETSVYVDAQYRGRGVGKALLHKQVTAADRDGLWTLQTTVFTENRPGIALHHAAGYRTVGVRERIAERDGTWHDIVLLERRTDAVQR, from the coding sequence ATGACGCTCGCCCCGGTGGAACTGCCGATCACCGAAGCCACGACCTACGCGGAGTGGTTCGCGTGCCTGGCGGAGTCGACTCGGGTCCGGCTGCTGCACACGGTGGCCACCGCCCCCGGCGGCGTCACCGTGGGCGAACTGACCGAAGCACTCGGCATCAGCCAATCCACCTGCTCCCACCACGTCCGCAAACTCGCCGACGTCGGCTTCGTGCGGCTCCGGCGGGAAAAGACCGCCACCATCGTCACCATCAACGCCGCCTGCTGCACCGGCTTCCCTCAAGCCGCCGACGCCGTCATGGGTCTGCTCGCACCCCGCCCCTGCTGCCCCAGCGGCCTGCCCGCCGACATCACCGTCCGCGCCATGACCGACCACGACTGGGACGACGTCCTGCGCATCTACAGCGAAGGCATCGATACACACTGGCTACCCGGACACCGCTGGGTCGCACTACTCGACGATGAAGTGGTCGGCTGGACCGCCGCCGCCCCAGTGTCCACCAAGGACCACTACGCCGGAGTCGCCGAAACCTCCGTCTACGTCGACGCCCAATACCGCGGCCGCGGCGTCGGCAAAGCCCTTCTGCACAAACAAGTCACCGCCGCCGACCGCGACGGCCTCTGGACCCTGCAAACCACGGTCTTCACCGAAAACCGCCCCGGCATCGCCCTGCACCACGCCGCCGGATACCGCACCGTCGGCGTCCGCGAACGCATCGCCGAACGCGACGGCACCTGGCACGACATTGTCCTCCTCGAACGCCGCACCGATGCCGTGCAGCGATAG
- a CDS encoding sugar kinase has product MTVVTLGETMVALRGKGLLRLGTEFRTSIAGAESNVAIGLARLGHQVRWLSRLGTDESGELVLRTLRAEGVDVSAVVRGPEPTGLVLFEQRLPEVTRVEYHRAGSAAAGLRPEHVTLGEGVRLLHLTGITPALGPGPRAAVEAAAGTGVEVSLDVNLRTRLWSSAEAAAVLTPLARRAGIVIGSPEEIELVGGVESLLEAGVGEVVTKLGADGAAVSTADGEWTAPGHRVPVLDSIGAGDAFTAGYLSARLDGLGLEERLARGNACGAFAVASAGDWEGAPTRAELELLAVEEGTALR; this is encoded by the coding sequence ATGACGGTCGTCACCCTCGGGGAAACCATGGTCGCCTTGCGCGGCAAGGGTTTGCTGCGGCTGGGCACCGAGTTCCGGACGTCGATCGCCGGCGCCGAGTCCAACGTCGCGATCGGACTGGCCCGGCTCGGGCACCAGGTGCGCTGGCTCAGTCGCCTGGGCACCGACGAATCCGGCGAACTGGTGCTGCGCACGCTGCGAGCCGAGGGCGTCGACGTCTCGGCGGTGGTGCGCGGGCCGGAGCCGACCGGTCTGGTGCTGTTCGAGCAGCGCCTTCCCGAGGTGACCCGGGTGGAGTACCACCGCGCCGGGTCGGCCGCCGCCGGACTGCGCCCCGAGCACGTCACCCTGGGCGAAGGGGTGCGGCTGCTGCACCTGACCGGCATCACCCCCGCGCTGGGACCGGGCCCGCGGGCCGCGGTCGAGGCGGCGGCCGGTACCGGTGTCGAGGTCTCGCTCGACGTCAACCTCCGCACGCGGCTCTGGTCCTCGGCGGAGGCGGCCGCGGTGCTGACCCCGCTCGCCCGGCGAGCCGGGATCGTCATCGGCTCACCGGAGGAAATCGAGCTGGTGGGCGGCGTGGAGTCGCTGCTGGAGGCCGGGGTCGGCGAGGTCGTCACAAAGCTGGGCGCGGACGGCGCCGCGGTCAGCACGGCCGATGGCGAGTGGACCGCACCGGGTCACCGGGTGCCCGTGCTCGACTCGATCGGTGCCGGTGACGCCTTCACCGCCGGTTACCTGTCCGCCCGGCTCGACGGACTGGGGCTGGAAGAACGGCTGGCCAGGGGCAACGCCTGCGGTGCGTTCGCGGTCGCCTCGGCCGGGGACTGGGAGGGGGCGCCGACGCGGGCCGAGCTGGAACTGCTGGCGGTCGAAGAGGGGACGGCGCTGCGATGA